The proteins below come from a single Lasioglossum baleicum chromosome 20, iyLasBale1, whole genome shotgun sequence genomic window:
- the LOC143218618 gene encoding uncharacterized protein CG3556 translates to MCIVQNWVKMWGRASMAAVMVLLCLGVLDLARCEGSVAEVGSSDAEAESILERGTAWLWSQRDKDAGWGNDTHRVLLVIRLGNLSREDNVAPPVPLELQLSSKQMELEIVLLLWRHREIGLSPVRLARYTLALNAMCTDPRQFHGHDLIGTLQHHEPPTDYEFALTTLAACNAQAHVRKRQIRRLLDIANAAQDHNVDTVAMVILALKCIVQDHRHRNLHHFVRKPSIGLAQQQRLDGSFGDLRTTALVMQALEEAENEPADNWNRSAVLAWLSSQQRADGSFAGDVRATAEALLGVTPRGLSSIRTLDCGQGLADTSPPRLTTIGNGNGNNVNSNGNTNEPTISSNHSESVSSPTLVNNINNSSTSESSYTSNASNGNLASSNNNNGKNSNSSVKDNTAANNALNASNTDSGTIVGTTAPIMVNVSYTLWVGSNVNETYNLTVTAPKNETFYEVMLLAADMSPHFQFVASEWPNGHYVHTIAGYKEEPLTYHFWLLYRLPSPPDPSTPPGNQLVAPGGVDDLQISESEHYLFWYKLL, encoded by the exons ATGTGCATCGTCCAAAACTGGGTGAAAATGTGGGGAAGAGCTAGCATGGCAGCCGTGATGGTGCTCCTCTGTCTGGGCGTCCTCGACTTGGCTCGATGCGAAG GAAGCGTCGCGGAGGTCGGCTCGAGCGACGCGGAAGCGGAGAGCATTCTGGAGCGAGGCACTGCATGGCTCTGGAGTCAGAGAGACAAGGATGCTGGCTGGGGAAACGATACTCATCGGGTTCTATTGGTGATTCGTCTTGGAAACTTGTCGAGGGAGGACAACGTCGCTCCACCGGTGCCTCTGGAGCTGCAGCTGAGCAGCAAGCAAATGGAGCTGGAGATCGTGCTGTTGCTTTGGAG GCACCGGGAGATCGGTCTGTCGCCGGTCCGACTGGCGCGCTACACTCTCGCGTTGAACGCGATGTGCACGGACCCGAGACAGTTCCACGGACACGATCTCATCGGCACGTTGCAGCATCACGAACCTCCTACCGACTACGAGTTCGCTCTGACCACCTTGGCAGCTTGCAACGCGCAAGCTCACGTGCGAAAGAGGCAGATTCGTCGGCTGCTGGACATCGCTAACGCCGCCCAGGATCATAACGTCG ATACTGTGGCGATGGTGATCTTGGCACTGAAATGCATCGTGCAGGACCACAGACACAGAAACCTCCACCACTTCGTGCGCAAGCCTTCAATCGGCCTGGCGCAGCAGCAGAGGCTAGACGGCAGTTTCGGAGACCTGAGGACAACAGCCTTGGTGATGCAAGCCCTGGAGGAAGCTGAGAACGAGCCCGCTGATAATTGGAACAGGTCTGCTGTCCTGGCTTGGCTGAGTAGCCAGCAAAGAGCTGATGGCTCCTTCGCGGGCGATGTTAGAGCCACCGCTGAAGCACTTCTTGGGGTCACTCCTAGAGGTCTGTCCAGCATAAGGACTCTCGATTGTGGACAGGGACTCGCTGACACTTCGCCACCGAGACTGACCACCATCGGGAACGGCAACGGGAACAACGTGAACAGCAATGGAAACACCAATG AGCCGACGATATCCAGCAACCACAGTGAGTCAGTGTCGTCCCCGACGCTAGTGAACAACATAAACAACTCCAGTACAAGCGAGAGCAGCTACACGAGCAACGCAAGCAACGGAAATCTCGCCAGCAGCAATAATAACAACGGTAAGAACAGCAACAGCAGCGTCAAGGACAACACCGCGGCGAACAACGCGTTGAACGCCAGCAACACAGACAGCGGTACAATCGTGGGCACCACGGCACCAATTATGGTGAACGTGTCGTACACATTGTGGGTCGGCAGCAACGTCAACGAGACGTACAACTTGACGGTGACCGCCCCGAAGAACGAAACGTTCTACGAAGTGATGCTCCTGGCCGCGGACATGTCGCCGCACTTCCAGTTCGTCGCCTCGGAGTGGCCTAATGGCCATTATGTTCACACGATAGCTGGATACAAAGAGGAGCCGCTGACCTATCACTTTTGGCTGCTTTATCGGCTCCCCTCGCCGCCAGACCCTTCCACGCCGCCGGGCAATCAACTGGTCGCACCTGGAG GCGTCGACGACCTGCAGATCAGCGAGAGCGAGCATTATCTGTTCTGGTACAAGCTACTATAA